Genomic window (Streptosporangiales bacterium):
GCCACGTCGAAGTGGGTCGTGACGATGCCGCGCAGCTCCGCGTCGTCGACTTCGGGTGTACGGCCTGCGACGTTCCCGGGCGCGCCGCCGCGGTCCGGCAGTTGTACGCCTTCGAGATAGGGCTTGAATATCCCGTACAGCGACGGCCCGACATGGAACGTCGCGACTCCACCGCCGGCAACCGCGGCGACAACTGCCACGGGTGGGTTCCACGGTGCGAAGAATCCGGCCGCGGCGAAGAACGGACCGGAGTCGTGCACTGCGGACTCGATTGCCAGCGGCAGCCCCGCAAGTGCTTCGAGCGCTCGGGCGTCGAGCTCACTGGCCAGTTGGAGGTACTGCGCGTACGTGACCGGCGGTGCCTGCTCCCATGCGCGCAGTCTGGCGCGGGCGAGCGCGCCTTCCCGCAGCGCCGCGTCGAGCGCCTGCGTGTTGCGGGCGAGGAAGCCGGCGTCGGCGACGTCGGAGAACACGGGCGTGTTGTGCGCGATGCGGTCGAACGCCGTCCGTGCGGTCGCGTCCGCGGTCTCGGCGAAGATCAGTATCAGCCTGATCACCCGCGTCAGTGCGGCCGCCTTGTCACCGCCGGCTCCGTCGCTGAAGCCGCTGCCGTGCCTGATGGGCTCGCCGACGAACTCCACAGTGCCCTCGTCGGTGAGCCTGAGGTCGGGATCCGCGTCCACCTCGCGAACGGCCTCGAGTAGGCCGCCCCTGGCGCGGTGCAGCGCGAGGCCGAGCGTGCGCGCCGTGGTGTCCGCGGCGGTCATCTGCGCTCGCGCGACGGCCAGGGCGAGCGCGTCGATCTGGACGACCGTGCTCGCCTCCGGCTGGCCTTCGCCGCTCCACACCCGACCAGCCCTGACGGCGCTCCTGACCCGGTCGAAGGCATCAGCTGCGCTGCCTGCCCGGTCCGCCGCGGTGATGAAGCCGAGCGACTCGAGCGCGCCCGGGTTGACCCCGCGTAGCGTGTCGACGGTGACGGTCATCGGATCCCCACGTCTCCCGGGTCGGTGGTGACGACCCGTCGGTAGGCCGCGGCCGAGTCCACGTCGGCGGATCCTGCCTGGTTGGCCGTCGCGTCGAACTTGTCGCCGACGCTGACGAGCTTGGTGGCGATGCCGCCGAAGATGCCCTCCCACACCTGCAGACAGCGCTCGATCGATGGCCGTGATCCGAACCCGGCCAGGCGAGCGGCGGCCAACGTGCCTGTGCCGGCGTCCAGTACGCGCACTGCGGGCCGTACGTCCTCGTCGCCGATCGCTCTCGTGACGCCTGCCAGGTTGCGCAGGTCGCCTACGCGGACGCTGAGTTCCATCAGGGACCTCCCTCGAACTGTTACGTCCCTTCGACAAGCAGTGTCGCGAAGCCGTTCCGGACAAGGGATTACGTGGCTCTTACACCCGATTACGAGGTTCTTACCCAGCGAGGGCGCGGGTCACCGAACAGCCGCTGTCGACGTTGGCCTTGATGTCGGCGGCAAGGTCTACCGTCGGGTATGCGGATAGGAGAGCTGGCCGAGCGCGCGGGTATCACGACCCGTGCGTTGCGGCACTACGAGAACGGCGGGCTCCTGTCGGCCAGGCGTACGACCAACGGCTACCGCAGCTATGACGAGTCCGACCTCCGCGTGGTCGAACAGATCCGGGCGCTGGTGGACATCGGGTTCTCGCTCGACGAGACCCGCCCGTTCGTCGAGTGCCTGCGTGAGGGCAACGACGCCGGCGACTCGTGCCCCGCTTCGCTGCACGCCTACCGGCAGAAGATGCGGGAGCTGGAGACGTGCATCGCCAGGCTGCAGGAGGTGCACGCCAGGCTGGGCCAGCAGCTGCAGGACGCGCTCGTACGCCACGGCGTCGGCGCCCCCGACCCCGCGTGCGCCTACTTCCCACCGAAGGAGCAAGCATGACCACGGCCAGCAGCGAGGGCACGGTGGAGATCGTCGACGTGACCGAGGCGACGTTCGCGGAGCTCGTGCTCCGCAGCGGGACGCCGGTGCTCGTCGAGTTCTGGGGACGCGGCTGCGCGCCGTGCCGGATGCTTGCGCCGATCCTCGCGGAGATCGCCGCCGAGTTCGCCGGCCGGTTGCGGGTCGTGCGGGTGGACGGCGACTACGAGTCCGCGCTCGTCATCGCCGGCGGGGTGATGGGTTTCCCGACGCTCCACCTGTACAAGGCCGGCGAGCTGGTGTCGAGCATCGTCGGGGTCCGCTCGAAGGCCAGGCTGCTCGGTGCTCTCCGGGAGGCACTCTGACCCGACTCTCCGCTGACCGCGGTCAGCCCTGGTACTCCCAGTGCCACGGCTCGAGCCGCGTAGTCTCGGCCCACCGCGGGTGCACCCAGCCGAACTTGGGCGCGTTGCGTTTCATCCAGCGGTACGGGGTCGAGCCGAAGATCTGGATGCCGCAGCCGAGGTCGACCGCCATGCCCAGGCCGTGCCGGCTGGTGCCTGGCACCGCGGCAAGGCCGGGCTTCGCCCGGTAGACGGCGTGCTGCGCCGCCAGCGAGCGGTACGAGTCGGTGATGCAGATGTGGCGGTCGAAGCGCATCTTGTACGCGGTGTCGAGCAGCCAGAAGCCGCGCGCCGCGTCGGCGCGCAGCGAGTGGCCCGGCTGCGGCAGCGGGCACAGCAGCGCCATTGGGATCAGCCCGTTGGGGAAGCCGCGCACGGTCGGCTTCTCGCAGGAGGCGCCGCTCGCGCCGCTGCGCTTCAGGCGCTCCCTGCTGACCTGGAACGCGTCGCCGTACCGCTTGGCCTTGACCAGCCGCACGGTCAGCCGGTCGAGCCGGTCGAGCAGCTTGTCCGTGATGCGCTTGGACTCCGCCTGCAGCCGCTTCTGCTGGGCGGCCAGCCGCTTCTGCTGGCCGGTGACGGACCGTTCGAGCGTCTTCGCCTGCCGGTGCAGCGCCCGTTGCCTGGCCAGCTCCTGGCCGTACGAGCGGACGGCGTGGGCGCGGCTGTCCGCGAGGTACGCAGCGTCGCTGGTGGAGCGGGAGCGCGCGACCGTCGCCAGCGGGTTCTCCAGCAGCCCGCTGAGCTCGTCGCCGCCCGGTCCCTGGTACGCGGCGACGGCGAAGTCGACGAGCCCCTGCCGTGCCTGCTCGCGGTCGTCGCTCACCCGTTGCTCGTGTTGTGCGGTGGCGAGCAGCCGGCGTTCGGTCTGCCGCAGCCGTCGCCGCGCCTCCTCGTAGCGGCTGGTGTTCTTCGTCAGCGCCTTGGTGGCCCGGTTGGCTTCGACGCGAAGGTCGGCCACCTGCCGCTGCAGCGTCGTGACGCTGTCCGCGGAGACCGGCCGGACGGGAAGGAGGAGCGACGTCGCGAGGACGGCGAAGGTGGCCAGCACGCGTACGACGAGCTGGAACACGGTGTCACGGTAACCGGCGACGGTGCGGTGACCGCGCTACGACACACGGTTATCGTGCTATTGCCCGCAAATCGGACGTGTCAGCCGGTCCCGGGCTTGTACTCGAAGTGCCAGGCCTCGGCCGGGCAGCACTTCGCCCAGTCCGGGTGCACCCACCCGTACTTCGGGCCGTTGGCGGCCAGCCAGTTGTGCTCCGCGGTGCCGAACCGGTTGATGCCACCACACAGGTCGAGAGCGAGACCCTCGCCGTGGTTGCTCGTGCCGGGTACGGCGGCCAGGCCGGGCTTCTGTGCGTACACCGCCTGCTGTTCCGACAGGCTGCGGTACGAGTCGGTGATGCACATCTTCTTGCCGAACTGGTCGTGGAACGCGGCGTTCGCGTCCACGAAGCCGCGTGCGGCGTCGCCGCGCAGCTGCTCACCCGAGTAGCCGGGCAGGCTGCACAACGCCCACTCGGGCACCAGTCCGTTGGAGAACGAGCCCGAGTCGTAGTCGGCGTTCTTGCACCGCGCGTCAAGCACCGCACGCGAGGCGTAACGGGACGCGGCGCCGCCGGCGAGCCGGTTGAGCAGCTTGGTGAGCTTCCTGGTCGACTCCGCGGACCTCTTCCGCAGCGTCTTGACCTCGGCGGCGAGCTTCTTCTGCATCGCCGTCGTCTTGGCGGCCAGCTTCTCGGCCTGCTCGGCGAGCACGTCGGCCCGCCGCTTCTCCGTGCTGGCCAGCTCGACGGCGGCCTGCTCGCCCTTGCTCATGATGTTCAGCGAGGTGGCCTTGTCGATGGCTTCCTTGCCGTCCTTGGAGGTCAGCAGGACGCTGTTCTGGTCCGGCAGCGGAGCCTGGTACGCCGAACCGGCGAACGAGCCGACCCTGCTGCGGTACTTCTCGTAGACCTGGTCGGCGCGGGCGGATGCGACCTGCGTGCGCTGTAGCCGTGCCTTGGCGAGCTTGACGCTGCTCTTGTTCTTCTCGTACCGCTTGGTCGCGGCGCTGAGTTCGGCGGACGACTTGTCGGCCTGCTTCTTCAGCTTGGCCAGGGTTGCCTTGACGTCCTTCTTGACAGGGCGGGCCTGATCCAGGGACAGCGCTCCCTGGTCGCCCGCGGGCCCTGCGGCCTGCAGCAGGGCAAGGAACATCAACGCTGGGAGCACCCATGCGAGTGCGAGGGCACTGCTCAAGCGTCGTCGGTGGGGGGGTCGGGGCTGGGAAATAATCCGCAGGCCTCGCCGACTCGGCAAGGTCACAGGAAGATTTCTCCTCGGGGCATGAATGGTTACGTACTAGGGGCGAAAAGCACGATACATAGTCCGTCCATGCCCCTCAATCCCCGGGGGGTCCCCGCGTGTTGTCACTGACCGTAGTTGGGCCTTGGCGGACCGCCTGACCACCAGGGAGTCGCCGTCGTGGTGCCTGCTGTCCTCGCAGCTCATGCTGGCTTCCGCGGGATGCACGCGGAGTGTCCGCGGCGGGCGGTGCAGACTGGCAACCGGGGTACCCGCAGAGCGTGGCTGCACGGAGAGTAGGCGTCGGTATGACGGACTGCCCGGATGCGATCGTGGTCGGTGCCGGCCCGAACGGGCTGGCCGCCGCGGTGACGCTGGCGGCCGCGGGACTCGGTGTCCGCGTCTACGAGGGCGCCCCTGAGATCGGTGGCGGATGCCGGACGAGCGCGCTCACCTCGCCCGGGTTCGTGCACGACGTCTGCTCCGCGGTGCACCCGATGGCCGTCGCGTCGCCGTTCTTCCGCGCGTTCGACCTCACCGCACGCGTCGACCTGCGGGTGCCCGAGGTGGCGTACGCCCATCCGCTCGACGGCGGCCGCGCCGGGGTGGTGCTCGGCTCGGTGGCGGACACGGCGGCGCGGCTGGGGCCGGACGCGGACGCGTACCGCCGCATCTTCCGGCCGCTTGTGGCGTCCGCGACCGAGCTGAGTGAGCTGCTGCTCGCGCCGCCGCTTCGCCGGCTGCCGACCGACCCTGGCGGCGCCGCGGCGCTGGCGGCCGCGATGTTGCGGCTGACCGGCCGGGGCGTGCCCCGCACCTTCCGCACCGAGGAGGCCCGCGGCCTGTTCACCGGCGCCGCGGCGCACGCGGTGCAGCCACTGCGCCGGCTGGCCACCGCGCCGTTCGGGCTGCTGCTCACGATGCTTGCGCACACCACCGGGTGGCCGATGCCGCGCGGCGGCAGCCGGGCCATCACCGACGCGCTGGCCGCCGCGCTGCGCAGCCTCGGCGGTGAGATACGCGTCGGCGAGCCGGTGCGGGACCTGCGGGAGCTGCCGCGCGCGCGAGCCGTGCTGCTCGACCTGGCGCCGAAGCAGTTCCTCGCCCTTGCCGGCGGCCGACTGCCGGCGTGGTACGCGGCCGCCGTACACCGTTTCCGGCCGGGTGCGGGCGTGTGCAAGGTCGACTACGCGCTGTCCGAGCCGGTGCCGTGGGCGGCGGCGGAGTGCCGCCGTGCCGGCACCGTGCACGTGGGCGGGCGCTGGGCCGAGGTCGACCAGGCGATGGCCGACGTGGTCGGCGGCCGGCACCCGCAGCGCCCGTTCGTCCTCGCCGCCCAGCCGAGCCTGGTCGACGACTCGCGGGCACCGGCCGGCCGCCACGTGCTGTGGGCGTACTGCACCGTGCCCCCTGGCTCGGACGTGGACGTCTCCGACCGCATCGACGCCCAGCTCGAACGGTTCGCCCCCGGCTTCCGCGACGTCGTCGTCGACCGGGCCGTCCGTACGGCGGTCGACTACGAGCGCTACAACCCGGCGTACGTCGACGGCGACTTCACCGGCGGCGCAGCCACCGTGCGGCAGCTGCTCTTCCGGCCGGTGCCGCAGTGGGACCCCTACCGCACCCCGCTGCCCTCGGTCTTCCTCTGCTCGTCGTCCACGTCCCCGGGTGCGGGGGTGCACGGTATGTGCGGCTTCCAGGCGGCGAAGTCGGCGCTGCGGCACCGGTTCGGCGTCCGCCGTGCCCCCGAGCTGGGCGGCGTCGGCCGCTGAGCGCCCAACACGCGGGTCGTGCCACGGTTTAACTCATATGTGAGATATCTTCTCCTCTCGTGTCCGAGGAACGAGAACTCCAGTCCACCGACTACCTGCGCAAAGTCGGCATCCTGATCCGCGATGCCCGCAAGCACGGCGGGTGGACGCAGGCCCAGCTGGCCGAGGCCATCGGCACCAGCCAGAGTGCGATCAACCGGATCGAGAACGGCCACCAGAACGTCAGCCTCGAGATGCTGGCGCGGATCAGTGAGGCGGTGGACTCGGAGATCGTCTCGCTCGGGCACGCCGGCACCATGCATCTACGGGTCGTCGGCGGCCGCCGGCTGTCCGGCAGCATCAACGTGAAGACGAGCAAGAACGCCGGTGTCGCGCTGCTGTGCGCCGCGATGCTGAACAAGGGCCGCACGACGTTGCGCAAGGTCGCCAGGATCGAAGAGGTCAACCGGATCGTCGAGGTGCTGACCAGCATCGGCGTGAAGATCCGCTGGCTGAACGAGGACAACGACCTGGAGATCGTGCCGCCGGAGCAGTTCGACCTGGCGAACATGGACGTGGAGGCGGCGCGCCGCACCAGGAGCATCATCATGTTCCTCGGCCCGCTGATGCACACCGAGGAGAAGTTCGAGCTGCCGTACGCCGGCGGCTGCAAGCTCGGTGCGCGTACCGTCGAGCCGCACATGACGGCGCTGCGGCCGTTCGGCCTCGAGGTCAAGGCGACGTCGGGCAGCTACCACGCGGAGGTGGACCGGACGATACGGCCGACGCGGCCGATCGTGCTGACCGAGCGGGGCGACACCGTCACCGAGAACGCGCTGCTGGCCGCGGCCGGTCGCGAGGGCGTCACGGTGATCCGCAACGCCAGCCCGAACTACATGGTGCAGGACCTCTGCTTCTTCCTCGACGCACTCGGGGTGAGGATCGAGGGCATCGGCACCACCGCGCTCACCGTGCACGGCGTCGGCCAGATCGACTTCGACGTCGACTATGCACCGTCCGAGGACCCGATCGAGGCGATGAGCCTGATCACCGCCGCGATCGTCACCGACTCGAAGATCACCATCAAGCGGGCGCCGATCGAGTTCCTTGAGATCGAGCTGGCGCTGCTCGAGGAGATGGGCCTCAGCTACGAGCGCAGCGACGAGTACCCGGCGGCGAACGGCCGTACCCGGCTGGTCGACCTCACCATCCACCCGTCGGTGCTGAAGGCGCCGATCGACAAGATCCACCCGATGCCGTTCCCCGGCCTGAACATCGACAACCTGCCGTTCTTCGCGCTCATCGCCGCGACCGCACACGGTTCCACGCTGATCCACGACTGGGTGTACGAGAACCGCGCGCTCTACTTCACCGAGCTCACCAAGCTCGGCGCGAGCGTCACCCTCCTCGACCCGCACCGGGTGTACGTGGAGGGCCCGACGCACTGGTCGGCCGCCGAGGTGATGTGTCCCGCCGCCCTGCGTCCCGCGGTGGTCACGCTGCTCGCCATGCTCGCCGCCCGCGGTACGTCGGTGCTGCGCAACGTCTACGTGATCAACCGCGGCTACGAGCAGCTGGCGGAGCGGCTGAACCTGCTCGGCGCCAGGATCGGGGTCTTCCGCGACATCTGAGCCGCGGCTGGATCAGGCCCGGTAGCCGAGAGCGCGCGCGGGCACGGCCAGCACGCAGCCCACGGCCGCGGCGACGGGGTAGGGCGGCGAGGTGAGCCGGAACTCCTGCCGGTACGTCCACATCAGCAGCACCGACTGCAGGAACGGCGGGCGCGGCTGCCCGTGCCTGCCCATGGTGCCGGCCTCGACCAACCCCCACATCGTCTCGAACATGTTCTCCGTACGCAGCGCGGGCGTCGTGCGCCAGCGGAAGCGCACCGGCTGCGAGCCCGCGTTCCACGCCATGTGCGGCTGCCGGCGGGGGATCGTCAGCTCGTCGCCGGCAGCCACGGTACGGAGCTCGCGGTCGAGGTCGAACGTCAGCTCCCTGTCGAGCACCTGGAACAGCTCGACCTGGTGCGGGTGGTAGTGCATGGGCGGCCGCAGCTCGCCCATCGGCCCGTACGTCGTCTCCACCTCGAGGTACTCACCGTCGCTGTCCGCGCCGGTCGTGTGGAACACCATCGTGTCGGTCTCGCCCTGGTGCAGCGTGTCTCCCGCCTCGACCACCGTCGGTCACCTCCGTCAGCGCGGCATCCCGCTTTCTGCGGACCACGGTCAGTGCGTGCTGGTCTTCGTCGGCCGCACCACGAGCACGGCCCGGTCCGCCGCGTCCTTCGGCGGTTTGGTGCCCCACGGTGCGCCGTAGCGCTGCGCCAGCTCGACGTAGAGGTCGCCACGGGGATCGGGGTCAAGCCGCTCCACCACACCGCGTACTTCCAGATGCCGGTACGGGTTGTCCGGGTCGATCACGGAGAACGCGACGGCCGGGTTCGCCTCCACGTTGCGGTGCTTCTGCCTGGTGACGACGTGGGTGAACAGGAGATGCTCACCGTCCCACTTGAACCACATCGCGTTCACCTGCGGAGTGCCGTCCGGCCGCACCGTGGCGAGATCGCCTACCAGCGGACGCTCGAGCAGGTCACGGTAGTCCTCGGGAATCGTAGTGGCGGTCATCGATGCATCGTCCTCTCCCTCGCCTGCGGACGACAACACCTCATCACACAGTCACATTCCGAGCCGGTTACGACTCCTCGTGGTCCCAGAAGCCGTTCTCGCGCAGCATCTGGACCGCTTCCTTGCCCGTGTGGGTGAAGTGCTCGATCAGCGCGGTCGACGCGGCCTGACCGTCCCCGTTACGCAGCGCCTCGAGGATGGTGTCGTGTTCGTCGAGCGCCTGCTCGCGAAAGCCACGGCCGGTGTGGTGCTCGAAGAAGTGCGTCGGCATGGAGCCGGACAGGGTTCGTAGCACCGCGACGAGCCGGCGCGAGGCTCCGGCCTTGTTGATGACCTGGTGGAACATGAAGTTGAGCCGGTCGTGCTCGCGTGGGTCGGTGTTCACGCGCATCTGGGCGACGATCTGCTCGAGCTGTTCGACCATGCCGTCCGGTCGTGCGATGGCGGCCCTGGCGGCCGCGAGGCCGCTGAGCAGCCCGTACATCTCGAACTGGTCGCTGATGTCAGCCGGCTCCAGGGACGCGACGTACGAGCCGTGCCGCGCGACGTTCTCGACCAGCCCCTCGCCTTCGAGGGTGATCAGGGCCTCGCGCACCGGCAGTCGGCTGACGCCGAGCTCCTCGGCAATGCGGTCCTGGTCCAGTCGCTGGCCGGGGCGTGCGCCGCCGGACAGGATCAGGTCACGGACGTACTTGGCGACCTCCTGCTTGAGGTTGGGGCGCTTGACGGTCACGTCAGCAGCATCGAGCTTCGCCACGCGCGGCTAGCACCTCCATCGTCGGTCGTGTCCGTCCCCATCGAAGGACCGCTTTGATACTTAATCATAGCGGTCCAATCCAGCGCTAGTCCGCAGCCGTGCGACCTGTGGACCGATCCAAGTGGCTTGTTTTGATAAAAAATGTTTGATAGACACAGCCCTAACATCGCAACGCTGCGAAGGAGTCATTCATGCGTCTGGGGCTCGAGGGACGGACGGCGCTCGTGACGGGCGCCACGAGCGGGATCGGTCGCGCCGTCGCCGTCGAGCTGGCCACCGAGGGTGCCGACGTGGTCGTCGTCGGCAGGGACACCACCCGCCTCGACAAGGTGGCGCAGGACGTGGAGACCGCAGGCCGCCGGGCCTGGGCGGTCGCGGCCGACATCACGGAACTCGCCGGCACCGACCTGGTCAAGCAGCAGGTCGACGACCTCGGTGGCGTGGACGTCCTGGTCAACAACGCAGGCGGCACTCCGTGGGGCGGCCTGGAACGGTTCGACGACCAGCAGTGGCGGGATGGGCTGCGGCTCAAGCCGCTGTCCTACGTACGACTCACCAGGGACGTCCTGCCCGGGATGAAGCCAAGAGCTGGGGCCGGATCGTCAACGTGGGCGGGCTGGAGAGCCGCACCGCGTGGCCGGACTACAACCTGGGCATGGTGAGTGCCGCCATCATCCAGGCCTTCACCAAGTCCGTCTCCGACGAGGTCGCCAAGTACGGCATCTGTGTTACCGCCGTCCATCCGGGGCCGGTGGACACTCCTCGGCTGCGCAAGAAGGTCGCGTGGGCCAACCAGACCGGCCAGCCCGACCTCACCGTGGAGCAGCACCTCGCCAACCTCGCCGGCGAAACGGCGCTCGGCCGGTTGGGTACGCCGGAAGACATCGCCGCTGCGGTGACCTTCCTCGCGTCCGAGCGGGCCGCGTTCATCACCGGCGCCTCGCTCCTCGTCGACGGAGGCGCCAGTCGATCGGCCGTCTGACCGACGGCGCGTGCCACTGTGTAGATTCACCTGGTTTCCCCATTGATTTAGTGGGCTTTAGCGACGGAGGACGTACATGACCAGCGTTGTTCTCGACCTGGACGACACCGACGAGCAACGGGCGTTCCGCAGCTCGGTCCGTGCGTTCGCCAAGCGAGAGCTCGCGCCACGCTCCGACGAAGCCGAGGCGACTGGGAAGTATCCCCGTGAGCTGCTGAAGAAGGCCGCCGACCAGGGACTGATCGGCCTCACCCTTGCCGAGGAGCTCGGCGGGCTCGGGGCCGGCGTGCGCTACCAGGCGATCGCGACGGAGGAGCTCGCCTACGTCTGCGCCGGCCTGGCTACCGGGCTCAACGGCCTCGGCCTGAACCTGTTCAAGTACGCGTCGCAGGAGCAGCGCGACAGGTACCTGGTGCCGACTTTGGCCGGCGAGTGCACGGGCTCGTTCGCGATCACCGAGCCGGACGCGGGCTCCGACGTCCTGAACATGTCGGGCCGCGCCGTACGGACGGCCGACGGGTGGCGCATCACGGCCAACAAGATGTACATCACGAAGGCGCCGTTCGCGGAGTACTTGTTCGTCGTCGTCTACACGGACAAGGAGGCGCGGCGCAATGGGCTGAGCGCGTTCCTCGTCGATACGAGCACGCCAGGCGTGACCGTCGAGAAGATGGACAAGCTCGGCCACTGGTCGATGGAGACCGGCATGGTCTACCTCGACTGCGAGCTCCCGGCGGAGGCGCTGCTCGGCGAGGAAGGGCGCGGGCTGGAGTACGTCGGCGAGACGCTAGAGCTGGGTCGGGTGAACCACGCTTCCCGCAGCCTGGGTGTGGCCAGGGCGGCGTACGACGCCGCGGTGGCGTACGCCCACGATCGGTCGACGTTCGGCAGGCCGATCAACCAGCATCAGGCGATCCAGTTCAAGCTCGCACGGATGCTGACCACCGTGCGTTCGGCGGCGCTGCATGTCAGGGATGCGGCCGTACGAGTCGAGCAGGGCCAGACGACCACCGGCGCCACGAACATGGCGAAGCTGGTTGCCAGTGAAGCGGCCGTCTCCGTCGCGACCGACGCTATGCAGGTGTTCGGCGGAATGTCCTACATCATGGAGACGCCTGTGCAGCGCTTCTTGCGCGACGCGTTCTTGTATCCGGTCAGCGAAGGCACCAGCGAAATTCAACTGCGCAATATCGCACGACTCACGGGGATCGTATCTACCACGGGGTGCGGCCACTAACGGAGTGGATATGACCGAGAACAAGAAGCAGTTCACGCGGCGGCAGGCCCTCATCTACGGTTCGGTCGGCGTTGCGGGGGTCGCGGGCATTGGCGGCCTCACGCTGTTCGGCAAGGAGAACGGCAAGGGCAGTGGCGGGGCGGCCGATGACTATCCCACCAAACCCATCAGCCTCTACAGCGGCTACGAGCCCGGCGGATCGACCGACGTCATGGGGCGAGGCGTGGTCGAGTACGCCAGCGAGCTACGCGGGCGGCCGACCAAGCTGGAGTTCATGCCAGGCGCCTCCGGCCTGACCGCCGCGAAGTACCTGTTGAACCAGCCGGCGGACGGCTACAAGTGGTACATCCGCCCGCACCTGGACTTCGAGATGGTCATGCTCCAGCACAAGAAGATGCCGGTGCAGTTCGAGGACTTCGCGACGATCGGTGCATCCGGGGTGGGCGAGTACTTCGTCGTCGTGCCGAAGAAGTCGCCGTTCTCCTCGATGGAGGAGCTGCTCGACCACGCCAAGTCCAAGCCAGGAAAGGTGTCATACGGCTCGTCAGGCGCCGGCTCCGCGCACCCGTGGCGAGCGCCATGCTCGGTGAGAAGGCCGGGGTGAAGATCACCCACGTACCGTTCGCCGGCGGCGGACCGGCGCTCGAGGCGGTGCTCGGTGGACACGTCGACTTCCTGATGGCGACCATGCCGAGGATCAAGGACCACATCGTCTCCGGCGGTCGGCTGCGAACCCTGATCTGCTGCGGGAAGAAGCGGTCACCCGACCGGCCCGACCTGAAGACCCTCATCGAGCTTGGGTACGACGTCGACCTCGACCTCCGCCACACCGTCTGCGTGTCCGCGAAGACACCGAAGGAGATCGTCAGCAAGCTGCGCGCCTCGATGAAGGAGGCCGTCGACACGCCCAAGTACGCCAAGATGATCAAGGAGACTGGCTACCGGGCCGAGTGGTTCGACCATGAGCAGTTCCAGGAGTGGCCGGACGCCAGCATCAAGACCTATCGGCCCGTCATGCAGCGGCTGGGTCTGATCAAGTGATCGGGCGCGCTCCCGTGCTGTCGGTGGACAGGGTCGGTCCGTTCGTCGCATGGGCCGCCCTGGCCGCGTTCGTGGTGTGGGCAGCGCGCGGCCTCGAGTTCGGGTCGTTCGCGAAACCCGGGCCAGCGCTGTTCCCGATCCTGATGAGCGTAGCCATCGGCGTACTTGTCGTTGTCGACCTGCTGTTGCCGAGCCACCGGCGTACGCAGGACGCGAGCGAGGAGGCCGACGACCGTGGGCAGCTGCGGCTACGACGCGCGCTGGTGATCCTCTGTGTGGTCTTGTTCGCAGTGCTGCTGCCGTATCTCGGCACAGTTCTGGTGTCGGTGCTGATGATGATGTTCCTGCTCGTCGCCGTGGAGAAGCAGCCCGTGCCCAAGAGCCTGGCGATCAGCATAGGGACCTCGCTCGGCATGTACGCCGTCCTCGCGGTCGCGTTCGGAGTGCCGCTGCCCAACGGTCCGCTCGAGGCCCTGTTCTGATGGCCGACACCCTCAGCGCGTTGCTCTCCGGCTTCGCGACCATCCTCACGCCGATCAACATCGCGGCGGTGTTCGTCGGGGTCGTGATCGGCAACCTGATCGGTGTGCTGCCCGGCCTCGGGCCGACGGCGTCGATGTCGCTGTTGTTGCCGGTCACCTTCTATCTCGAACCGACCACGGCGATCGTGATGCTCGCGGGCATCTACTACGGCTCGATGTACGGCGGTACCATCACCTCGGTGCTGCTGAACATCCCCGGTGAGGCTACGGCCATCGTCACGGCCTTCGACGGCCATCCGCTGGCGAAGAAGGGCAGAGCGGGCGCGGCCTTGTGTATCGGGGCACTGGCGTCGTTCGTCGGCAGTCTGTGCGCTGTGGTCGCCATGGTGTTCCTCGCGCAGGTGCTCGCAGACTTCGGGCTGCGGTTCGGTCCGCCGGAGATCTGCGCGATCATGCTGTTTGCCCTGACGCTCGTCAGCTCCCTGACGCAGGGCTC
Coding sequences:
- a CDS encoding SDR family oxidoreductase; translated protein: MAGWAAAQAAVLRTTHQGRPARDEAKSWGRIVNVGGLESRTAWPDYNLGMVSAAIIQAFTKSVSDEVAKYGICVTAVHPGPVDTPRLRKKVAWANQTGQPDLTVEQHLANLAGETALGRLGTPEDIAAAVTFLASERAAFITGASLLVDGGASRSAV
- a CDS encoding SDR family NAD(P)-dependent oxidoreductase, producing the protein MRLGLEGRTALVTGATSGIGRAVAVELATEGADVVVVGRDTTRLDKVAQDVETAGRRAWAVAADITELAGTDLVKQQVDDLGGVDVLVNNAGGTPWGGLERFDDQQWRDGLRLKPLSYVRLTRDVLPGMKPRAGAGSSTWAGWRAAPRGRTTTWAW
- a CDS encoding acyl-CoA dehydrogenase, with protein sequence MTSVVLDLDDTDEQRAFRSSVRAFAKRELAPRSDEAEATGKYPRELLKKAADQGLIGLTLAEELGGLGAGVRYQAIATEELAYVCAGLATGLNGLGLNLFKYASQEQRDRYLVPTLAGECTGSFAITEPDAGSDVLNMSGRAVRTADGWRITANKMYITKAPFAEYLFVVVYTDKEARRNGLSAFLVDTSTPGVTVEKMDKLGHWSMETGMVYLDCELPAEALLGEEGRGLEYVGETLELGRVNHASRSLGVARAAYDAAVAYAHDRSTFGRPINQHQAIQFKLARMLTTVRSAALHVRDAAVRVEQGQTTTGATNMAKLVASEAAVSVATDAMQVFGGMSYIMETPVQRFLRDAFLYPVSEGTSEIQLRNIARLTGIVSTTGCGH